A single genomic interval of Lepidochelys kempii isolate rLepKem1 chromosome 13, rLepKem1.hap2, whole genome shotgun sequence harbors:
- the TINF2 gene encoding TERF1-interacting nuclear factor 2 isoform X3 — protein MAGSDVGENGCVAGGSAPAPPHQDPCAPLRLAAAAAWQVVRARQVRDFPRVLGLLEAVGRAAPDIVCFRHYARLRLGLQAAVIMGMLQEEQPDGKIYQAVDTYFPEGEHQRHPLATPRDLRLVGEAQETFRELVLGLLSDRQRRETYLEEQLEAEYGEPFLGGLEGLLYEYLVRLESSLSPPQLQQLQEVAWSECPLAGSPQRPPQLGVLAQYLTDMGHHQPTGVVTSTPSLPQPGAEQPLPRTPGSHQRQSQEGAAPTQEELPPDLGLHCQPPGEQDLGAGASGEPRSPCVCPHPHARRNQEPGCVVVNPGGGAHVSPFPRTPARPRMG, from the exons ATGGCCGGAAGTGACGTGGGAGAAAACGG gtgcGTGGCGGGGGGCAGCGCGCCGGCCCCCCCCCACCAGGACCCCTGCGCCCCCCTGCGGCTGGCCGCGGCGGCCGCCTGGCAAGTGGTGCGGGCGCGGCAGGTGCGCGACTTTCCGCGggtgctggggctgctggaggccGTGGGGCGGGCGGCCCCCGACATCGTCTGCTTCCGCCACTACGCCCGGCTGCGCCTGGGCCTGCAGGCTGCG GTGATCATGGGGAtgctgcaggaggagcagccGGACGGGAAGATCTACCAGGCCGTGGACACCTACTTCCCTGAGGGCGAGCACCAGCGCCACCCGCTGGCC aCCCCCCGGGACCTACGCCTGGTGGGAGAAGCCCAGGAGACCTTCCGGGAGCTGGTGCTGGGGCTGCTGAGCGACCGGCAGCGTCGGGAGACCTAcctggag GAACAGCTGGAGGCCGAATACGGGGAGCCCTtcctgggggggctggaggggctgctCTACGAGTATCTGGTGCGCCTGGAGagctccctgtccccaccccagctccagcag ctgcAGGAGGTTGCCTGGAGCGAGTGCCCCCTGGCTGGgtccccccagcgccccccccagcTCGGCGTCCTGGCCCAGTACCTCACCGACATGGGCCACCACCAGCCCACGG gCGTGGTGACCAgcacaccctccctgccccagccggggGCGGAGCAGCCACTGcccaggacgcctgggtcccaccagaggcagAGCCAAGAGGGGGCGGCGCCCACGCAGGAAGA gctgccccccgaCCTTGGCCTGCACTGCCAGCCGCCCGGAGAGCAGGACCTGG gaGCAGGGGCCAGtggtgaacccaggagtccgtgTGTatgtccccacccccatgccaggaGGAACCAGGAGCCTGGGTGTGTCGTGGTGAACCCTGGGGGGGGTGCACATGTGTCCCCATTCCCACGCACCCCTGCGAGACCGAGGATGGGttga
- the TINF2 gene encoding TERF1-interacting nuclear factor 2 isoform X4 yields the protein MAGSDVGENGCVAGGSAPAPPHQDPCAPLRLAAAAAWQVVRARQVRDFPRVLGLLEAVGRAAPDIVCFRHYARLRLGLQAATPRDLRLVGEAQETFRELVLGLLSDRQRRETYLEEQLEAEYGEPFLGGLEGLLYEYLVRLESSLSPPQLQQLQEVAWSECPLAGSPQRPPQLGVLAQYLTDMGHHQPTGVVTSTPSLPQPGAEQPLPRTPGSHQRQSQEGAAPTQEELPPDLGLHCQPPGEQDLDTSRDIVWESEEEESCCPRRKASYQRTRHNTLIPTFSDHLDPQQVPWVLRSRDPPPSRGGSSPTPRHRCVSLRRVPHKASYW from the exons ATGGCCGGAAGTGACGTGGGAGAAAACGG gtgcGTGGCGGGGGGCAGCGCGCCGGCCCCCCCCCACCAGGACCCCTGCGCCCCCCTGCGGCTGGCCGCGGCGGCCGCCTGGCAAGTGGTGCGGGCGCGGCAGGTGCGCGACTTTCCGCGggtgctggggctgctggaggccGTGGGGCGGGCGGCCCCCGACATCGTCTGCTTCCGCCACTACGCCCGGCTGCGCCTGGGCCTGCAGGCTGCG aCCCCCCGGGACCTACGCCTGGTGGGAGAAGCCCAGGAGACCTTCCGGGAGCTGGTGCTGGGGCTGCTGAGCGACCGGCAGCGTCGGGAGACCTAcctggag GAACAGCTGGAGGCCGAATACGGGGAGCCCTtcctgggggggctggaggggctgctCTACGAGTATCTGGTGCGCCTGGAGagctccctgtccccaccccagctccagcag ctgcAGGAGGTTGCCTGGAGCGAGTGCCCCCTGGCTGGgtccccccagcgccccccccagcTCGGCGTCCTGGCCCAGTACCTCACCGACATGGGCCACCACCAGCCCACGG gCGTGGTGACCAgcacaccctccctgccccagccggggGCGGAGCAGCCACTGcccaggacgcctgggtcccaccagaggcagAGCCAAGAGGGGGCGGCGCCCACGCAGGAAGA gctgccccccgaCCTTGGCCTGCACTGCCAGCCGCCCGGAGAGCAGGACCTGG acACAAGCAGGGACATCGTGTGGGAGTCGGAAGAGGAGGAGAGCTGCTGCCCCCGCAGGAAG GCCAGCTACCAGCGCACGCGGCACAACACCCTGATCCCCACTTTCTCCGACCACCTGGACCCCCAGCAG gtgCCCTGGGTGCTGCGCTCCCGGGACCCTCCCCCCTCTAGGGGgggcagctcccccaccccacggcACAGATGCGTCAGCCTCCGGAGGGTGCCCCACAAAGCCTCTTATTGGTGA
- the TINF2 gene encoding TERF1-interacting nuclear factor 2 isoform X1: MAGSDVGENGCVAGGSAPAPPHQDPCAPLRLAAAAAWQVVRARQVRDFPRVLGLLEAVGRAAPDIVCFRHYARLRLGLQAAVIMGMLQEEQPDGKIYQAVDTYFPEGEHQRHPLATPRDLRLVGEAQETFRELVLGLLSDRQRRETYLEEQLEAEYGEPFLGGLEGLLYEYLVRLESSLSPPQLQQLQEVAWSECPLAGSPQRPPQLGVLAQYLTDMGHHQPTGVVTSTPSLPQPGAEQPLPRTPGSHQRQSQEGAAPTQEELPPDLGLHCQPPGEQDLDTSRDIVWESEEEESCCPRRKASYQRTRHNTLIPTFSDHLDPQQVPWVLRSRDPPPSRGGSSPTPRHRCVSLRRVPHKASYW, from the exons ATGGCCGGAAGTGACGTGGGAGAAAACGG gtgcGTGGCGGGGGGCAGCGCGCCGGCCCCCCCCCACCAGGACCCCTGCGCCCCCCTGCGGCTGGCCGCGGCGGCCGCCTGGCAAGTGGTGCGGGCGCGGCAGGTGCGCGACTTTCCGCGggtgctggggctgctggaggccGTGGGGCGGGCGGCCCCCGACATCGTCTGCTTCCGCCACTACGCCCGGCTGCGCCTGGGCCTGCAGGCTGCG GTGATCATGGGGAtgctgcaggaggagcagccGGACGGGAAGATCTACCAGGCCGTGGACACCTACTTCCCTGAGGGCGAGCACCAGCGCCACCCGCTGGCC aCCCCCCGGGACCTACGCCTGGTGGGAGAAGCCCAGGAGACCTTCCGGGAGCTGGTGCTGGGGCTGCTGAGCGACCGGCAGCGTCGGGAGACCTAcctggag GAACAGCTGGAGGCCGAATACGGGGAGCCCTtcctgggggggctggaggggctgctCTACGAGTATCTGGTGCGCCTGGAGagctccctgtccccaccccagctccagcag ctgcAGGAGGTTGCCTGGAGCGAGTGCCCCCTGGCTGGgtccccccagcgccccccccagcTCGGCGTCCTGGCCCAGTACCTCACCGACATGGGCCACCACCAGCCCACGG gCGTGGTGACCAgcacaccctccctgccccagccggggGCGGAGCAGCCACTGcccaggacgcctgggtcccaccagaggcagAGCCAAGAGGGGGCGGCGCCCACGCAGGAAGA gctgccccccgaCCTTGGCCTGCACTGCCAGCCGCCCGGAGAGCAGGACCTGG acACAAGCAGGGACATCGTGTGGGAGTCGGAAGAGGAGGAGAGCTGCTGCCCCCGCAGGAAG GCCAGCTACCAGCGCACGCGGCACAACACCCTGATCCCCACTTTCTCCGACCACCTGGACCCCCAGCAG gtgCCCTGGGTGCTGCGCTCCCGGGACCCTCCCCCCTCTAGGGGgggcagctcccccaccccacggcACAGATGCGTCAGCCTCCGGAGGGTGCCCCACAAAGCCTCTTATTGGTGA
- the TINF2 gene encoding TERF1-interacting nuclear factor 2 isoform X2: MAGSDVGENGCVAGGSAPAPPHQDPCAPLRLAAAAAWQVVRARQVRDFPRVLGLLEAVGRAAPDIVCFRHYARLRLGLQAAVIMGMLQEEQPDGKIYQAVDTYFPEGEHQRHPLATPRDLRLVGEAQETFRELVLGLLSDRQRRETYLEEQLEAEYGEPFLGGLEGLLYEYLVRLESSLSPPQLQQLQEVAWSECPLAGSPQRPPQLGVLAQYLTDMGHHQPTGVVTSTPSLPQPGAEQPLPRTPGSHQRQSQEGAAPTQEELPPDLGLHCQPPGEQDLDTSRDIVWESEEEESCCPRRKVPWVLRSRDPPPSRGGSSPTPRHRCVSLRRVPHKASYW; encoded by the exons ATGGCCGGAAGTGACGTGGGAGAAAACGG gtgcGTGGCGGGGGGCAGCGCGCCGGCCCCCCCCCACCAGGACCCCTGCGCCCCCCTGCGGCTGGCCGCGGCGGCCGCCTGGCAAGTGGTGCGGGCGCGGCAGGTGCGCGACTTTCCGCGggtgctggggctgctggaggccGTGGGGCGGGCGGCCCCCGACATCGTCTGCTTCCGCCACTACGCCCGGCTGCGCCTGGGCCTGCAGGCTGCG GTGATCATGGGGAtgctgcaggaggagcagccGGACGGGAAGATCTACCAGGCCGTGGACACCTACTTCCCTGAGGGCGAGCACCAGCGCCACCCGCTGGCC aCCCCCCGGGACCTACGCCTGGTGGGAGAAGCCCAGGAGACCTTCCGGGAGCTGGTGCTGGGGCTGCTGAGCGACCGGCAGCGTCGGGAGACCTAcctggag GAACAGCTGGAGGCCGAATACGGGGAGCCCTtcctgggggggctggaggggctgctCTACGAGTATCTGGTGCGCCTGGAGagctccctgtccccaccccagctccagcag ctgcAGGAGGTTGCCTGGAGCGAGTGCCCCCTGGCTGGgtccccccagcgccccccccagcTCGGCGTCCTGGCCCAGTACCTCACCGACATGGGCCACCACCAGCCCACGG gCGTGGTGACCAgcacaccctccctgccccagccggggGCGGAGCAGCCACTGcccaggacgcctgggtcccaccagaggcagAGCCAAGAGGGGGCGGCGCCCACGCAGGAAGA gctgccccccgaCCTTGGCCTGCACTGCCAGCCGCCCGGAGAGCAGGACCTGG acACAAGCAGGGACATCGTGTGGGAGTCGGAAGAGGAGGAGAGCTGCTGCCCCCGCAGGAAG gtgCCCTGGGTGCTGCGCTCCCGGGACCCTCCCCCCTCTAGGGGgggcagctcccccaccccacggcACAGATGCGTCAGCCTCCGGAGGGTGCCCCACAAAGCCTCTTATTGGTGA
- the GMPR2 gene encoding GMP reductase 2 isoform X1 — translation MPHIDNNIKLDFKDVLLRPKRSTLKSRSEVDLLRLFTFRNSHQKYSGIPIIAANMDTVGTFEMAKALCKFSLFTAIHKHYKLEEWKEFAAREPDCLQHVAASSGTSPSDLEQLEKILEALPQVRYICLDVANGYSEHFVQFLRDVRKRFPDHTIMAGNVVTGEMVEELILSGADIIKVGIGPGSVCTTRKKTGVGYPQLSAVLECADAAHGLNGHIISDGGCSCPGDVAKAFGAGADFVMLGGMLAGHTESGGELIERGGKKYKLFYGMSSDVAMKKYAGGVAEYRASEGRAVEVPFRGAVGLTLRDMLGGLRSTCTYVGAAKLKELSRRTTFIRVTPQGPPLFGAGD, via the exons AAATCCCGGAGCGAG GTGGATCTCCTCCGATTGTTCACCTTCCGCAATTCGCACCAGAAGTATAGTGGGATCCCCATCATCGCCGCCAACATGGACACTGTGGGCACCTTCGAGATGGCCAAAGCCCTTTGCAAG ttCTCACTCTTTACTGCCATCCACAAGCACTACAAGCTGGAGGAGTGGAAGGAGTTTGCTGCCCGAGAGCCCGATTGCCTGCAg CACGTGGCGGCTAGTTCAGGCACCAGCCCCTCAGACTTGGAGCAGCTGGAGAAGATCCTGGAGGCCCTACCCCAGGTGCGCTACATCTGCCTGGACGTGGCCAACGGCTACTCGGAGCACTTTGTCCAGTTCCTGCGGGACGTGCGCAAACGCTTCCCCGACCACACCATCATG GCCGGGAACGTAGTGACAGGGGAGATGGTGGAGGAGCTGATCCTCTCTGGCGCCGACATCATCAAAGTGGGCATCGGACCAG GTTCGGTCTGTACCACTCGGAAGAAGACAGGGGTGGGGTACCCCCAGCTGAGCGCTGTTCTGGAATGTGCCGATGCAGCCCATGGCCTCAACGGGCACATCATCTCG GATGGGGGCTGCAGTTGCCCGGGGGATGTGGCTAAGGCGTTTG GTGCCGGCGCAGACTTTGTCATGCTAGGGGGGATGCTGGCAGGACACACGGAGTCAGGGGGGGAGCTGATCGAGAGGGGGGGCAAGAAATACAAACTCTTCTATGGGATGAGCTCCGACGTGGCCATGAAGAAATATGCTGGGGGAGTGGCAGAGTACAG GGCGTCGGAGGGCCGGGCGGTGGAGGTGCCGTTCCGGGGCGCCGTGGGGCTCACGCTGCGGGACATGCTGGGCGGGCTCCGCTCCACCTGCACCTATGTGGGCGCCGCGAAGCTGAAGGAGCTGAGCCGCCGAACCACCTTCATCCGCGTCACCCCTCAGGGGCCCCCCCTATtcggggcaggggattag
- the GMPR2 gene encoding GMP reductase 2 isoform X2, with protein sequence MPHIDNNIKLDFKDVLLRPKRSTLKSRSEVDLLRLFTFRNSHQKYSGIPIIAANMDTVGTFEMAKALCKHVAASSGTSPSDLEQLEKILEALPQVRYICLDVANGYSEHFVQFLRDVRKRFPDHTIMAGNVVTGEMVEELILSGADIIKVGIGPGSVCTTRKKTGVGYPQLSAVLECADAAHGLNGHIISDGGCSCPGDVAKAFGAGADFVMLGGMLAGHTESGGELIERGGKKYKLFYGMSSDVAMKKYAGGVAEYRASEGRAVEVPFRGAVGLTLRDMLGGLRSTCTYVGAAKLKELSRRTTFIRVTPQGPPLFGAGD encoded by the exons AAATCCCGGAGCGAG GTGGATCTCCTCCGATTGTTCACCTTCCGCAATTCGCACCAGAAGTATAGTGGGATCCCCATCATCGCCGCCAACATGGACACTGTGGGCACCTTCGAGATGGCCAAAGCCCTTTGCAAG CACGTGGCGGCTAGTTCAGGCACCAGCCCCTCAGACTTGGAGCAGCTGGAGAAGATCCTGGAGGCCCTACCCCAGGTGCGCTACATCTGCCTGGACGTGGCCAACGGCTACTCGGAGCACTTTGTCCAGTTCCTGCGGGACGTGCGCAAACGCTTCCCCGACCACACCATCATG GCCGGGAACGTAGTGACAGGGGAGATGGTGGAGGAGCTGATCCTCTCTGGCGCCGACATCATCAAAGTGGGCATCGGACCAG GTTCGGTCTGTACCACTCGGAAGAAGACAGGGGTGGGGTACCCCCAGCTGAGCGCTGTTCTGGAATGTGCCGATGCAGCCCATGGCCTCAACGGGCACATCATCTCG GATGGGGGCTGCAGTTGCCCGGGGGATGTGGCTAAGGCGTTTG GTGCCGGCGCAGACTTTGTCATGCTAGGGGGGATGCTGGCAGGACACACGGAGTCAGGGGGGGAGCTGATCGAGAGGGGGGGCAAGAAATACAAACTCTTCTATGGGATGAGCTCCGACGTGGCCATGAAGAAATATGCTGGGGGAGTGGCAGAGTACAG GGCGTCGGAGGGCCGGGCGGTGGAGGTGCCGTTCCGGGGCGCCGTGGGGCTCACGCTGCGGGACATGCTGGGCGGGCTCCGCTCCACCTGCACCTATGTGGGCGCCGCGAAGCTGAAGGAGCTGAGCCGCCGAACCACCTTCATCCGCGTCACCCCTCAGGGGCCCCCCCTATtcggggcaggggattag